The Chryseobacterium aureum genome contains a region encoding:
- a CDS encoding DUF1223 domain-containing protein has protein sequence MILKNLITVSAFTALLFATSAFIHQNEEQKSIQHSTDENHGFAVLELFTSEGCSSCPPADELMGKIEEEYKDQPVYLLSYHVDYWNRLGWKDRFSSAENSRRQQQYSPILNSQVYTPQLIVNGKKEFVGSDENSIRNAIREALFTDKKTNIELSAVISQKDITVSYKTSATDPKNILLINLVEKHASTQVGKGENEGRHLHHWQIVHQQNSISLNKQQEGTTKFKLPEGFSPERWEVIAFIQHVKTGQISGSAKTSFR, from the coding sequence ATGATACTCAAAAATTTAATCACAGTAAGCGCTTTTACCGCCTTATTATTTGCTACTTCAGCATTTATTCATCAAAATGAAGAACAAAAGAGCATACAGCATTCAACAGATGAAAATCATGGCTTCGCGGTGCTGGAGCTTTTTACTTCAGAAGGCTGTTCCAGCTGTCCCCCGGCAGATGAGCTGATGGGGAAAATTGAAGAGGAATATAAAGACCAGCCTGTGTACCTTCTCTCCTATCACGTAGATTACTGGAACCGTCTGGGATGGAAGGACAGATTCAGTAGTGCAGAAAATTCGCGGCGCCAACAGCAGTACAGCCCTATACTGAATTCACAGGTGTATACTCCTCAGTTGATAGTGAATGGAAAAAAGGAATTTGTAGGTTCGGATGAAAACTCAATCCGAAATGCTATTCGGGAGGCTCTGTTTACTGATAAAAAGACCAATATAGAACTGTCGGCAGTTATTTCTCAGAAGGATATTACTGTATCCTATAAAACATCTGCTACGGATCCAAAGAACATACTTCTGATTAATCTGGTTGAGAAGCATGCCTCTACTCAGGTAGGAAAAGGTGAAAACGAAGGACGCCATCTGCATCACTGGCAAATTGTTCATCAGCAGAACTCCATTTCATTGAATAAGCAACAGGAAGGCACAACAAAGTTCAAGCTTCCGGAAGGCTTTTCACCGGAGCGCTGGGAAGTGATAGCGTTTATTCAGCATGTTAAAACAGGACAGATATCGGGATCAGCAAAAACTTCCTTTAGATAA
- a CDS encoding DoxX family protein — MKTKTTKIIYWSGAIFMSLWFGASGFFELTKNPVVWEITQQLGYPPHFIYILGVFKISGVLVLLLPNRLLRLKEWVFAGMFFDILFAFFSKIAVLGFPATADAIIAFSVLVLTYGMFRKLYSPELIYGEA; from the coding sequence ATGAAAACAAAAACAACAAAAATCATTTATTGGTCAGGCGCAATATTTATGTCATTATGGTTTGGAGCCAGCGGCTTCTTTGAACTGACCAAAAACCCTGTTGTATGGGAGATTACACAGCAGCTTGGGTATCCGCCTCATTTCATTTATATATTGGGAGTTTTTAAAATTTCGGGAGTTTTGGTGCTTTTGCTTCCCAATAGGTTATTGAGACTTAAAGAATGGGTGTTTGCAGGAATGTTTTTTGATATCCTCTTTGCCTTTTTCTCAAAAATAGCGGTGCTTGGTTTTCCGGCTACAGCAGATGCTATCATTGCTTTTTCTGTGCTTGTGCTTACCTATGGAATGTTCAGAAAATTGTATTCTCCTGAATTGATCTATGGAGAAGCGTGA
- a CDS encoding MBL fold metallo-hydrolase has protein sequence MNRRELLKSGLLAGTLSMIPFSGLWAGTPKSPGKKEEDLSGFKKLKLGELELFILTDGYIHEENLNSFAPRGTVSELKSILKNNFRPDSYIDMAMNIMLVKAKNKLILLDTGMGIFADQRTGFLLKSLQKAGFSAKDITDVFISHAHPDHIGGVINKQNQLIFPNADIFISKTEHDFWMKASIKDFSNSALKTQPEFLNQIIPAVRNILKTIQPKLKYYDLNNPLYDYFSFQLAPGHTPGLTVTTISSGNEKLIYIADLIHSDVVLFPHPEWGYFGDTDLDIATASRKALLKQLADTKTRAFAYHLPWPGLGFTKSKDGAFEWFPESFMN, from the coding sequence ATGAACAGAAGAGAATTATTAAAAAGTGGTTTGCTGGCAGGAACGTTAAGCATGATTCCTTTTTCCGGTTTATGGGCAGGAACACCAAAATCCCCCGGGAAAAAAGAGGAAGACCTTTCCGGTTTTAAAAAATTAAAATTGGGAGAGCTGGAACTTTTCATACTCACAGACGGGTATATTCATGAAGAAAATCTGAACTCATTTGCTCCCAGAGGAACCGTTTCAGAATTGAAGTCAATCCTGAAAAACAATTTCAGACCAGACAGTTACATTGATATGGCTATGAATATCATGTTGGTTAAAGCAAAAAATAAACTCATCTTATTGGATACAGGAATGGGTATTTTTGCAGATCAGAGAACCGGGTTTCTATTAAAAAGCCTCCAAAAAGCAGGATTTTCTGCCAAAGATATTACCGATGTTTTTATCTCTCATGCCCACCCTGACCATATTGGAGGAGTTATCAACAAACAGAACCAGCTGATTTTTCCCAATGCAGATATTTTTATCTCGAAAACAGAACATGATTTCTGGATGAAAGCTTCAATCAAAGATTTCAGCAACAGTGCACTGAAAACACAGCCTGAATTTCTCAATCAGATTATCCCCGCAGTCCGGAATATCCTGAAAACCATTCAGCCTAAGCTGAAATATTATGATCTTAATAATCCATTGTATGATTATTTTAGCTTCCAGTTAGCGCCCGGCCATACCCCCGGCTTAACGGTTACCACAATCTCTTCAGGAAATGAAAAGCTCATCTATATTGCAGATTTGATTCATTCTGATGTAGTCCTTTTCCCCCATCCTGAATGGGGCTATTTTGGAGACACCGACCTGGATATTGCAACTGCTTCAAGGAAAGCGCTTCTGAAGCAGCTGGCAGATACCAAAACCAGAGCATTTGCATATCACTTACCATGGCCAGGCCTTGGCTTTACAAAATCAAAAGACGGAGCATTTGAATGGTTCCCGGAAAGTTTTATGAATTAG
- a CDS encoding aldo/keto reductase: MKFKKLGNTEEQLSAIGLGCMGMSFAYGPADEQESINTLHRALDLGVNFWDTADMYANGENEKLISKVLVPNRDKIFIATKFGFRFKDGKASHSGAPGTYFDGSPEWIRQAVDLSLQRLKIDTIDLYYAHRVDPNVPVEETVGAMAELVKAGKVKYIGLSEASAESIRKANKIHPIAALQSEYSILTKDVEKEILPTIRELGISLVPYSPLARGLFTNIYEAQNLGDDDFRKSLPRYQQEYLENNTQLANEINEFAASKGIKGTQLALAWVLNQGDDIIPIPGTKRIKYLEENIAAVNIELSQTDLDTIDAILKKYPNVGERYTEGSMKLVNN; the protein is encoded by the coding sequence ATGAAATTTAAAAAATTAGGAAACACAGAAGAACAGTTATCAGCAATTGGTTTAGGATGTATGGGAATGAGCTTTGCTTACGGTCCCGCAGATGAGCAGGAAAGTATCAATACTCTGCACAGAGCCTTAGATTTAGGCGTTAACTTTTGGGATACGGCAGATATGTATGCCAACGGAGAAAATGAAAAACTGATCTCTAAAGTCTTGGTACCGAACAGGGATAAAATTTTCATTGCGACTAAATTCGGATTCAGGTTTAAAGATGGAAAAGCCAGTCACAGCGGAGCTCCCGGAACTTATTTTGACGGTTCTCCGGAATGGATCAGACAGGCCGTAGATTTAAGCCTTCAAAGATTAAAAATAGATACTATTGACTTGTATTATGCTCACAGAGTAGACCCGAATGTACCTGTAGAAGAAACAGTAGGAGCAATGGCAGAGCTGGTAAAAGCTGGAAAGGTGAAATACATCGGATTGTCTGAAGCTTCCGCAGAATCTATCAGAAAAGCGAACAAAATTCACCCTATTGCAGCATTACAGTCAGAATATTCTATCCTTACAAAAGATGTTGAAAAGGAGATTTTACCCACCATCAGAGAGCTCGGGATATCTTTAGTCCCTTATTCACCTTTGGCAAGAGGACTTTTTACCAATATTTATGAAGCGCAGAACCTTGGTGATGACGATTTCAGAAAATCACTGCCGCGCTATCAGCAGGAGTATCTTGAAAATAATACCCAACTGGCGAATGAGATCAATGAGTTCGCTGCTTCCAAAGGAATAAAAGGAACCCAGCTTGCATTAGCATGGGTATTGAATCAGGGAGATGATATCATCCCGATTCCGGGCACTAAACGAATTAAATATCTGGAAGAGAATATTGCCGCAGTCAATATAGAACTTTCCCAAACAGACCTGGATACCATTGATGCCATTCTGAAAAAATACCCGAATGTAGGAGAAAGATATACAGAAGGATCTATGAAACTGGTTAATAACTAA
- a CDS encoding helix-turn-helix domain-containing protein, translating to MESHESLQGFYERNAPNLASQCIGVNKMGHFNVFSREYCSPLTPYSRRDYYKISLIIGKGKLHYADKWIKVDRPALLFSNPIIPYSWEADDEDQKGWFCLFTDQFLHNGSRMGNLQDSPLFRIGGTPVFFIDEDQQQILSEIYTKMMTEIQSEYIHKYDMLRAYLHLMIHETMRMQPADSFEPYQNASQRVASLFMELLERQFPIDSPEAFLKLKTPNDYAQSLSIHVNSLNRSVKEITGKTTSQQITARIIQEANALLKHTDWNISEIAYGLGFEEPAYFTNYFKKQTGITPNALRMDIV from the coding sequence ATGGAATCGCACGAATCACTTCAGGGTTTTTATGAAAGAAATGCTCCCAACCTGGCTTCACAATGTATCGGAGTCAATAAAATGGGGCACTTTAATGTATTCTCACGGGAATACTGCTCTCCGCTTACTCCTTACAGCAGACGGGATTATTATAAAATTTCACTAATCATCGGAAAAGGAAAACTGCATTATGCTGATAAATGGATTAAAGTAGACCGTCCTGCATTATTGTTTTCCAATCCTATTATCCCTTATTCCTGGGAGGCTGATGATGAAGATCAGAAAGGCTGGTTTTGTCTGTTTACAGACCAGTTTCTTCACAATGGAAGCCGTATGGGCAACCTCCAAGATTCTCCGCTTTTCAGGATCGGAGGAACTCCGGTTTTCTTTATAGATGAAGACCAGCAGCAGATACTTTCTGAAATTTATACCAAAATGATGACGGAAATCCAGTCAGAATATATTCACAAATATGATATGCTGAGAGCTTACCTTCATCTGATGATTCATGAAACCATGAGAATGCAGCCGGCAGACAGTTTTGAACCCTATCAGAATGCTTCGCAGAGAGTCGCTTCCTTATTTATGGAGCTACTGGAAAGACAGTTTCCTATCGACAGTCCTGAAGCTTTTCTGAAACTGAAAACACCCAATGATTATGCACAGAGTCTTTCTATTCATGTGAATTCTTTAAACCGCTCTGTAAAAGAGATCACCGGAAAAACAACCAGTCAGCAGATTACTGCAAGAATTATTCAGGAAGCCAACGCATTACTGAAACATACAGATTGGAATATTTCCGAAATCGCTTACGGATTAGGTTTTGAAGAGCCCGCCTATTTTACCAATTATTTTAAAAAACAAACCGGAATTACTCCTAATGCCCTGAGAATGGATATTGTTTGA
- a CDS encoding GNAT family N-acetyltransferase, with protein MENIKFQVSPYQDELQLLIDDKKAGYMSIEVDGRLLIVFYTKLDEEREGKGYAKLLLDELVRYAEEKDLLVDPECDFVRQQFENHPARYKDIWHA; from the coding sequence ATGGAAAATATAAAGTTTCAGGTGTCTCCATATCAGGATGAATTACAGTTATTGATAGATGATAAAAAGGCAGGTTATATGTCCATAGAGGTTGACGGAAGACTGCTTATCGTATTTTACACAAAGCTTGATGAGGAGCGTGAAGGAAAAGGCTATGCCAAGCTATTGCTGGATGAGCTTGTGCGCTATGCCGAGGAAAAAGATTTGCTTGTAGACCCGGAATGTGATTTTGTGAGACAGCAGTTTGAAAATCATCCTGCCAGATATAAAGACATATGGCATGCCTGA
- a CDS encoding MBL fold metallo-hydrolase, translated as MDYYDCSCFDGCFFYSDQYEGVWGRPKGERLKRIRQSERYKKRQFQNISHTPSITEGYSMSKVTYDFFLGKKDPLLKPLKEIPSIHTDLKKLDKNQDVLIWLGHSSYYLQTDGVSFLIDPVLSLYGSPFKYFNKAFKGADIFKPEDIPDIDYLVITHDHFDHLDYPTVEFIREKTGMAIIPLGVGAHLERWGYAGDKLIEEEWGAEVHLKNTIKIVFTPARHFSGRRIRQNDTLWSSYVLITPTKRIFLGGDSGYDSHFKAIGEEYGPFDYAVLENGQYGEAWRYIHTLPEDVIQAAIDLNARKIISVHAAKFALALHPWNEPLQKITALGKQQKLNILTPMIGEVVDLNQKDQQFPVWWES; from the coding sequence TTGGATTATTACGACTGTAGCTGTTTTGACGGCTGTTTTTTTTATAGTGATCAATATGAAGGCGTTTGGGGGAGACCAAAAGGAGAAAGGCTGAAAAGGATCAGACAGTCGGAACGTTATAAGAAAAGACAGTTTCAGAATATCAGCCATACACCTTCTATTACCGAAGGGTACAGCATGTCAAAAGTGACCTATGACTTCTTTTTAGGCAAAAAAGATCCGCTGTTAAAGCCTTTAAAAGAAATCCCTTCCATTCATACCGATTTAAAAAAATTAGATAAAAATCAGGATGTATTGATCTGGTTAGGACATTCATCTTATTATCTGCAGACAGATGGTGTTTCCTTCCTGATTGATCCGGTATTGAGTTTATATGGTTCACCCTTTAAATATTTTAATAAAGCCTTTAAAGGAGCAGATATTTTTAAACCTGAAGATATTCCTGACATCGATTATCTGGTGATAACCCATGATCATTTTGACCATCTGGATTATCCAACGGTAGAATTCATCAGAGAAAAAACGGGAATGGCTATTATACCGTTGGGGGTAGGTGCGCATCTGGAAAGATGGGGGTATGCTGGGGATAAGCTTATTGAAGAGGAGTGGGGTGCAGAAGTTCATCTGAAAAATACGATAAAAATTGTTTTTACCCCTGCCAGGCACTTTTCCGGAAGGAGGATCAGGCAGAATGATACCCTTTGGAGCTCGTACGTGCTGATAACTCCCACCAAGAGAATTTTCTTAGGAGGAGACAGCGGTTATGATTCCCATTTTAAAGCTATAGGTGAAGAATATGGCCCTTTCGATTATGCTGTTCTTGAGAATGGGCAATATGGAGAAGCATGGAGGTATATCCACACATTACCGGAAGATGTTATTCAGGCTGCTATTGACCTGAACGCGCGAAAGATTATTTCGGTGCACGCTGCAAAATTTGCGTTAGCACTTCATCCATGGAATGAACCTTTGCAAAAGATAACGGCTCTTGGTAAGCAACAAAAGCTGAATATCCTCACTCCCATGATAGGAGAGGTAGTGGATCTGAATCAGAAGGACCAGCAATTTCCTGTCTGGTGGGAAAGCTGA
- a CDS encoding S41 family peptidase, which yields MHPQLYWYIPKKELEHKFDSLKQTITEPLTPLQFYFKLQPVIAGIREGHLSLRIPRKKFTKKEYKRLEHQKGMFSRFEYYIKGNQMYIVQNRDSIEHIQPGTEILSINSVPVSEYIKKYRSLISSDGDNTTFYPYFLKDLFFNFYTAENGFGSKATLETLYQGERKTYTLTREIKSDSDLEKDKEMKKKTQEKKLNDYVAASNSYNRSFTFLDKDSTIAYIKVKSFSRDYSDEFYKKTFATINEAKSPYLIIDVRNNYGGSLYEINNLYSYLAEAPFTLIKPSQLTSRTVPLRTNYFRKSNPLEYALKSIAYPSYFFAQTFSTYKKDGKVFYKMKADKPTKPNKAAFHGKVFVLINGGSFSASSIITAKLKNDKRATLVGEETGGANDGTVAGFYSYQKLPNSEIRFPIGLLLVQPNINFSDSRRGVIPDVTITESLQDIIDKKDPQLDWIKNEIAKEKENNGQ from the coding sequence ATGCACCCTCAGTTATACTGGTACATTCCCAAGAAGGAATTGGAACATAAGTTTGATAGTCTTAAACAGACCATTACCGAGCCTCTTACTCCACTTCAGTTTTATTTTAAACTTCAGCCAGTGATCGCAGGAATCCGTGAAGGACACCTTTCACTGAGAATTCCCAGAAAGAAATTCACCAAAAAGGAGTATAAAAGGCTGGAGCACCAGAAAGGAATGTTCAGCCGTTTTGAATATTATATTAAAGGAAATCAGATGTATATTGTTCAAAACAGAGATTCTATAGAACATATCCAGCCCGGTACTGAAATTTTATCTATTAACAGCGTTCCTGTTTCAGAGTATATAAAGAAATACAGAAGCCTGATCAGCAGTGATGGTGACAATACCACTTTCTATCCTTACTTTTTGAAAGACCTGTTCTTTAATTTTTATACCGCAGAAAATGGTTTTGGCAGTAAGGCGACCCTTGAAACACTCTATCAGGGGGAGAGAAAAACCTATACTTTAACGAGAGAAATCAAGTCTGATTCTGACCTTGAAAAAGACAAGGAAATGAAGAAAAAGACTCAGGAAAAGAAGCTGAATGATTATGTAGCAGCAAGCAATTCTTACAACAGAAGTTTTACATTTCTGGATAAGGACAGTACGATTGCCTACATTAAAGTAAAAAGTTTCTCCAGAGATTATTCTGATGAATTTTATAAAAAAACTTTTGCCACGATCAATGAAGCAAAGTCCCCCTACCTCATCATAGATGTCCGAAATAACTACGGGGGTTCTCTTTATGAAATCAATAACCTCTATTCTTATTTGGCAGAAGCGCCCTTTACATTAATTAAGCCTTCTCAGCTAACGTCCAGAACCGTTCCTTTACGCACAAATTATTTCAGAAAAAGCAACCCTTTGGAATATGCACTAAAAAGTATTGCGTACCCAAGCTACTTTTTTGCACAGACTTTCAGCACGTATAAGAAAGATGGAAAAGTTTTCTATAAAATGAAAGCCGATAAGCCCACAAAACCTAATAAAGCTGCCTTCCATGGAAAAGTTTTTGTACTGATTAATGGCGGAAGCTTCTCGGCATCTTCTATTATTACGGCTAAGCTTAAGAATGATAAAAGAGCTACGCTTGTAGGGGAAGAAACCGGCGGGGCCAATGACGGCACAGTGGCAGGCTTTTATTCTTACCAGAAGCTGCCCAATTCTGAAATCCGGTTTCCTATCGGATTACTTTTAGTACAGCCTAATATCAACTTTTCAGACTCCCGGAGAGGCGTGATTCCGGATGTCACCATTACCGAAAGTCTGCAGGATATTATTGATAAAAAAGATCCACAACTGGATTGGATAAAAAATGAAATCGCAAAAGAAAAAGAAAATAACGGACAGTAA
- a CDS encoding RNA polymerase sigma factor — protein sequence MTSSEQEFIRQIEQHKGIIFKISKMYMTEKEDRDDLFQEITYQLWKAFPGFRGESEFSTWLYRIALNTAIIFLKSEKRRSFIAHEDFSNQIIVQEDYDYRKEERLTEMYKAIHQLNPIDKAFIFYYLEDFSGKQIAEQMGISEVNARVKMNRAKNKLKDILSQIKTNQH from the coding sequence ATGACCTCATCAGAACAAGAGTTTATACGTCAAATTGAACAGCATAAAGGAATCATCTTTAAGATTTCTAAAATGTACATGACTGAAAAAGAGGATCGTGATGATCTTTTTCAGGAAATTACCTATCAGCTCTGGAAAGCGTTTCCCGGTTTCCGGGGCGAAAGTGAATTTTCGACCTGGCTATACAGAATAGCATTGAATACCGCCATTATTTTTCTGAAATCTGAAAAAAGAAGAAGCTTTATTGCCCATGAAGATTTTTCTAACCAGATCATTGTTCAGGAAGACTATGACTACCGTAAAGAAGAACGCCTTACAGAAATGTATAAAGCTATCCATCAGCTTAACCCTATAGACAAAGCCTTTATTTTCTACTATCTTGAAGATTTTTCAGGAAAACAGATCGCAGAGCAGATGGGAATTTCAGAAGTAAATGCCAGAGTGAAAATGAACCGGGCAAAAAATAAACTTAAAGATATCTTAAGCCAAATAAAAACCAACCAACATTAA
- a CDS encoding DUF7716 domain-containing protein — protein sequence MDDFKNQMYSIEEFLELVKNKQDRKASFDPEYNYAVYSSTDEFKPEMKVFIGDPLDIGEHDNEILPDFVFHNKLHYMCSDENIQDVVDLAVTQHRAVTSSQLIEALNHYLEKDNFLDFKQ from the coding sequence ATGGATGATTTTAAAAATCAAATGTACTCTATAGAAGAATTCCTGGAGCTTGTAAAGAATAAGCAGGATCGGAAAGCTTCTTTTGACCCGGAGTATAATTATGCAGTTTACTCTTCAACAGATGAGTTTAAACCTGAAATGAAAGTTTTTATCGGAGATCCTTTGGATATTGGTGAGCATGATAATGAAATCTTACCTGATTTTGTTTTTCACAACAAACTTCATTATATGTGTTCTGATGAGAATATTCAGGACGTGGTGGATCTTGCTGTCACACAGCACAGAGCGGTTACTTCCTCCCAGCTTATAGAAGCACTGAATCATTATCTTGAAAAAGATAATTTCTTAGATTTTAAACAATAA
- a CDS encoding RNA polymerase sigma factor produces MSSPQKEFLEKIEKHKGVVFKISKMYMDNKDDQNDLYQEIIYQAWKSYGDFQKRSDFSTWLYRTALNTAIVFLRSEKKRSFIQNQNVDGLIARQEPYNDTDDMNMKRMYEAIHQLSPIDKALIFFFLEGFSGKEIAVQLGITEVNTRVKLKRAKEKLKEIITRQDTGSN; encoded by the coding sequence ATGTCTTCACCACAAAAAGAATTTTTAGAGAAAATTGAAAAGCATAAAGGGGTGGTTTTCAAGATCTCTAAAATGTATATGGATAATAAGGACGATCAGAATGACCTCTATCAGGAGATCATTTACCAGGCCTGGAAATCATACGGTGATTTTCAAAAGAGAAGTGATTTCTCCACATGGCTGTACAGAACTGCGCTTAACACAGCAATTGTATTCCTGAGAAGTGAAAAAAAACGTAGTTTTATACAGAACCAAAATGTAGATGGGCTCATTGCCAGGCAGGAACCTTATAATGATACAGATGATATGAATATGAAGCGGATGTATGAAGCCATCCATCAGCTGAGCCCTATAGACAAAGCTCTTATATTTTTCTTTTTGGAAGGGTTTTCGGGTAAAGAAATAGCTGTACAGCTGGGAATTACGGAAGTCAATACACGGGTGAAGCTGAAAAGGGCAAAAGAAAAACTGAAAGAAATCATTACCAGACAGGACACGGGTTCGAATTAA
- a CDS encoding NADP-dependent glyceraldehyde-3-phosphate dehydrogenase, giving the protein MSSENTASFHHIFKAENEIPEEYKVPVIHQRTYLLNGELVEWKGDVTEIYSPVCIPTENGLERKLLGSIPNIGPDEAMEVLEACVKAYDNGLGEWPTMSVEGRIKCMQKFVYLMIQQRDLIIKLLMWEIGKTLADSTKEFDRTVDYINQTIDALKDLDRESSRFQQAEGTIAQIRRAPLGVVLSMGPFNYPLNEIFTTLIPALIMGNTILFKLPKHGVLAHYPLLNAFKEAFPKGTVNTLYGKGSEIITPIMESGKVNVLAFIGSSKVANGLKKLHPKVNRLRAILSLDAKNAAIVTKNANLDVAVSECILGALSFNGQRCTALKLIFVQKEIAEAFTKKLSEAVSALKAGLPWEKDVKVTPLPEVNKPGYLKECIDDALQKGAAVLNKDGGYTDASFVFPAVVYPVKSDMKLYHEEQFGPVIPVVPFEDIEEPIDYQVNASHGMQVSIFSEDPQEVAQLIDPFVNLVSRVNINCQAQRGPDVFPFTGRKDSAEGTLSVFDALRSFSIRSLVAAKLTDSNKELLNTIVREHDSNFLSTDYIF; this is encoded by the coding sequence ATGAGTTCAGAAAATACAGCATCATTCCATCACATTTTTAAAGCAGAAAACGAAATTCCGGAAGAGTATAAAGTTCCGGTCATCCACCAGAGAACGTATCTTCTGAATGGAGAATTGGTAGAGTGGAAGGGAGACGTCACCGAAATTTATTCTCCCGTATGCATCCCTACAGAAAACGGATTGGAAAGAAAGCTTTTGGGAAGCATCCCGAATATTGGTCCCGATGAGGCGATGGAGGTTCTGGAAGCCTGTGTAAAAGCCTATGATAACGGGCTGGGCGAGTGGCCTACCATGTCTGTAGAAGGCAGGATTAAATGCATGCAGAAATTCGTATACCTGATGATTCAGCAAAGAGACCTGATCATTAAACTGCTGATGTGGGAAATCGGAAAAACGCTGGCCGATTCTACCAAAGAATTTGACCGTACCGTAGATTATATCAACCAGACTATTGATGCTTTGAAGGATTTAGACAGGGAGTCGTCCCGTTTTCAGCAGGCAGAAGGAACCATTGCACAGATCAGAAGAGCACCGCTTGGCGTGGTCTTAAGCATGGGACCTTTCAACTATCCTCTGAATGAGATTTTTACAACATTGATTCCAGCTTTGATTATGGGAAATACCATTCTGTTTAAACTTCCAAAGCATGGTGTGCTGGCTCATTATCCTTTACTAAATGCCTTTAAAGAAGCCTTCCCGAAAGGAACTGTGAATACATTGTACGGAAAAGGATCCGAAATTATCACCCCGATCATGGAAAGCGGAAAAGTGAATGTGCTCGCTTTCATTGGATCCAGCAAGGTAGCCAACGGACTGAAAAAACTGCATCCGAAGGTAAACCGCTTAAGAGCTATTTTGAGTCTGGATGCAAAAAATGCAGCTATTGTTACCAAAAACGCCAATCTGGATGTAGCGGTGAGCGAATGTATTTTAGGGGCACTTTCTTTCAACGGACAGCGATGTACGGCGCTGAAACTGATATTTGTTCAGAAAGAAATCGCTGAAGCATTTACAAAAAAGCTGAGCGAAGCCGTTTCTGCCTTAAAAGCTGGATTGCCCTGGGAAAAAGATGTAAAAGTAACACCACTTCCGGAAGTGAATAAGCCCGGTTATCTAAAAGAATGTATTGATGATGCCTTACAGAAAGGTGCCGCAGTATTAAATAAGGACGGAGGCTATACAGACGCATCATTTGTGTTTCCGGCCGTTGTTTATCCTGTAAAAAGTGATATGAAGCTGTATCATGAGGAGCAGTTTGGTCCGGTAATTCCTGTAGTTCCTTTTGAAGATATCGAAGAGCCGATAGACTATCAGGTGAATGCTTCGCATGGGATGCAGGTAAGTATTTTCAGTGAAGATCCTCAGGAGGTAGCCCAGCTGATTGATCCGTTTGTGAATCTTGTAAGCCGTGTGAATATCAACTGCCAGGCGCAGCGAGGCCCGGATGTATTTCCTTTTACAGGCAGAAAAGACAGTGCAGAGGGTACGCTTTCTGTTTTTGATGCACTGCGTTCATTCTCGATCCGTTCTCTGGTGGCTGCAAAGCTTACGGATTCCAACAAAGAACTGCTGAATACCATTGTAAGGGAACATGATTCCAACTTTTTAAGTACTGATTATATTTTTTGA
- the tpx gene encoding thiol peroxidase, producing MNTVLMGGKEVHTYGKLPALNKPAPKFTLTDVNMNDQTLDSYKGKYVILNIFPSVDTGVCSASVHHFNEDAGNLPNTVVLCISKDLPFAQKRFCGAEGIKNVVMLSDFRSDFGWNYGVELIDSAMKGLLSRAVVVIDPSGKIIYEEQVPDISQEPNYEAAIAAVK from the coding sequence ATCAATACTGTTTTAATGGGCGGAAAAGAAGTTCATACCTACGGCAAACTGCCGGCACTCAATAAACCGGCCCCTAAATTCACCCTTACCGATGTGAATATGAATGACCAGACACTGGATTCCTACAAAGGAAAATATGTGATCCTGAATATCTTCCCCAGTGTAGATACCGGGGTATGCTCCGCATCTGTACATCATTTCAATGAGGATGCAGGAAACCTTCCTAATACGGTAGTACTTTGTATTTCTAAAGATCTGCCTTTTGCACAGAAAAGATTCTGCGGTGCCGAAGGAATCAAAAATGTAGTGATGCTTTCAGATTTCCGTTCGGATTTCGGATGGAATTATGGTGTGGAACTGATAGATTCTGCCATGAAAGGGCTTCTGAGCAGAGCCGTTGTGGTGATAGACCCTTCAGGAAAGATTATCTATGAAGAGCAGGTGCCTGATATTTCCCAGGAACCGAATTATGAAGCAGCTATTGCGGCGGTGAAATAG